The proteins below are encoded in one region of Pseudomonas putida NBRC 14164:
- a CDS encoding glutathione S-transferase: protein MATMTLFHSPLSPFVRKVMVVLHETAQLERVTLQPVNISPVSGDPQLNHDNPIGKIPALRLDDGTVLHDSRVICEYLDLQHVGLPLLPREGSARWRRLTLVSQADAIMDAAVSSRYESFLRPEDKRWDGWLQAQGDKIRRSLANLEQEHLPELVSGFDLAAIGVACALGYLDLRQPEFGWRERQPGLAAWYAEVAKRPSMVATAPTA from the coding sequence TGCGCAAGGTCATGGTGGTGCTGCACGAGACCGCCCAGCTTGAGCGCGTGACGCTGCAACCGGTCAACATCAGCCCGGTCAGCGGCGACCCGCAGCTCAACCACGACAACCCGATCGGCAAGATCCCGGCCCTGCGCCTGGACGACGGCACCGTGCTGCATGACAGCCGGGTGATCTGCGAATACCTCGACCTGCAACATGTCGGCCTGCCACTGCTGCCCCGCGAAGGCTCGGCGCGCTGGCGGCGCCTGACACTGGTGTCGCAGGCCGATGCGATCATGGATGCAGCAGTATCGTCGCGCTATGAAAGCTTCCTGCGCCCAGAAGACAAACGCTGGGACGGCTGGCTGCAGGCGCAAGGCGACAAGATCCGCCGTAGCCTGGCCAACCTGGAGCAGGAGCACCTGCCCGAGCTGGTGTCCGGGTTCGACCTGGCGGCGATTGGCGTGGCCTGTGCGCTGGGATACCTGGATCTGCGTCAGCCGGAGTTTGGCTGGCGTGAGCGCCAGCCTGGGTTGGCGGCGTGGTATGCAGAGGTGGCCAAGCGGCCGTCGATGGTCGCCACAGCACCGACAGCCTGA